The nucleotide sequence GGCAGAACATATTGGACACGTGTATGTTACTAACAATGTTTGCGGAAGAGACTTTACTAAGGAACCGGGACTTCATAGATCAATTCTGGGTGATGGACTAGCAACAATCTTTGCAGGATTAGTAGGAGGACCTCCGAACACAACTTATGGTGAAAACATAGGCGTTATGGCAATTACAAGAGTTTACTCCGTCTGGGTTGTAGGCGGAGCAGCAATCATTGCAACTGTACTTTCCTTCATAGGACCTGTAGCAATGGTTATAAAAAATATTCCTACTCCTGTAATGGGCGGTATCAGTATATTACTGTTCGGTATAATAGCATCTTCGGGCTTCAGAGTTTTCGTGGAAAACAAGATTGACTTTGGAAAAAAGAAGAATTTAATAGTAGCCTCTGTTGTAATTGTTCTAGGCATTAGCGGAGCTGTGTTAAGCTTCGATGTAAATGGTGCCCCTGTTGATATCAATGGAGTTGCTCTGGCAACCTTAGCAGGAATTATCTTAAACTTAGTGTTACCTGAAAAGAGTAAGACAGAAGAAGAATAAATGTAAAATAGGATGTCTCAAGTTATTTTGGGGCATCCTTTTCTATTTACTAGAATCTCCTTACCTGGTACAATGGAAATAATTGATTTTTAACTATAAATTATGAATATTTGTATTGGGACAGATAAACATATATTTAGTAAAATATATGTTACCCTAATAAAAAACTATACATATAAGGAGAGAAACAGATGCAATATGACTTAATAGCAACATCTACCTTTGGAATTGAGGCAATAACCGCTTCAGAGTTAAAGGCCTTAGGATATAAGGATATAAACACCGAGAATGGCAGGGTTACTTTTAAGGGAGACGAAAGAGATATAGCCCGAACAAATATATGGCTTAGGACTTCGGACAGAGTTTTGATAAAGATGGCTGAGTTTAAAGCAGAAAGCTTTGAAGAATTGTTTCAGGGCACAAAGGCCATAGATTGGTGGAAGATAATACCTGAGAACGGGAAGATGCACATTACAGGTAAGTCAGTAAGGTCAAAGCTTTTCAGCGTGTCTGATTGCCAGTCTATAGTGAAGAAGGCTGTAGTGGAGGCCATGAAGCGGAAATACAAGAGGGATGTTTTCACCGAAGATGGACCGGTTTACAAAATTGAGGTTGGGATATTAAAGGATATAGTAACCTTGACCATAGATACCTCAGGTCCGGGCTTACATAAGCGTGGCTATAGGGAAAATGCGGGAGAGGCTCCCCTAAAGGAAACACTGGCTGCGGCTTTAGTGCTAATCAGCAAATGGAATCCTGACATACTGCTGTATGACCCCTTCTGCGGCTCAGGAACTATACCGGTGGAAGCAGCCCTCATAGGCAAAAATATTGCTCCGGGTTTAAGAAGGAGTTTTGTCAGTGAAGACTGGCCCAATATAAAAAAGAGCATCTGGCAAGAGGTAAGAAGAGAGGCGGAGGCAGCCATCAATGACAAGGAATTTGTGATCTATGGCTCAGATATGGATGGCAGGGTCTTAAAAACTGCAAGACAAAATGCCATAAAGGCAGGAGTAGAGCAATATACTAACTTTCAAAAGTTGCCTGTAGAAGAATTTAGTTCTAGAAAAAGAGTGGCCTACATAATAACTAATCCTCCCTATGGGGAGAGATTAGGAGAAGAAAAACAGGTGAGAAAGCTTTACGAGACCTTAGGAAACCTGTATAAGAATCATCCGGAATGGTCCTTTTTCGTCCTGACTTCCTACTATGAATTTGAAAAGTGCTTTAGGAAAAAGGCAGACAAAAACAGAAAACTGTATAATGGCAGATTGTTATGTTACTACTATCAGTATATCAATCCTGTGAAGGAGAAGTAGATTTAAACACGGAAATGACGGAGGTGCCTGAAGACACGGAAAAGTAAAAATCCTTCCGTGTTCTCAGTTCCTCTGTTTATTCTGTGTTTATATTTTTTGTTATTTTAAGTAACTATAGTTCTGGGACAGAAACTACGTCCCTTTGTCTCCTTTATATCATAAGGATCAACATATATAGTTTTATTGGTTGTGTATATAACCATCCCAGGTTTTGCACCGGAAGGTTTCTTTACATTCCTAACTTCTGTATAATCCACCGGCACTTTAGTGGAATCCTTTGCCTTGCTGTAAAAAGCGGCTAAAACAGCGGCCTCTTCCAAGGTTTTATCGGATATACTACCATTATTCTTAATAATTACATGAGAGCCAGGTATGTTTTTTGTGTGAAGCCATATATCCTGTCTTTCTGCAAATTTTAGTGTAAGATAATCGTTTTGTATATTATTTTTACCTACGTAAATATCCGCTCCATCGGTGGATTTAAAGTGGAGAGGTTTTGACTGAGAGGCTTTTGTTTTTGCAGAAATCTTTTTAAACTTTATATATCCCGTTTCTGCCAATTCTCTTCTTATATCTTCAATTTCATCATAGCTGTCACAATTTTTAACATTGGTAAGTACAGATTGAAGATATTCTGTCTCACTTTCGTTGTTCTTAAGTTGCTCTAGGGCTGCCTCTTCAGTCTTTTTTAGCTTGTTGTACTTTTTATAATACTGCTGGATATTTTCTGACGGTGTCTTATTTTCATCTAAAGGAATTTTTACATACTCCTCCACATCAGAGTAGTAATTATACACTTCAACATACTTATCTCCCTTATTAACGCTGTAAATATTAGCAGTAAGGAGCTCTCCGTAGAGCTGGAATTTATCCTTCTTTTCACATTCCTTAAGAGCATTCTTAAGGATGGCACTTTTTTTATTACAACGGTCTATGTTGTTGGTTATCAGTTTTTGCAGGTCTGCACTCTTTTGGTTCAACCTATCCTGCTTATCCTTAACATAGTAAAAGGTATCGAGAAGTTTGCTGGCGCTGTCGAAGACGACCACTTTATAGTCTTTTGGCTGTGTCAAAGGAAAACAATAAAAGTCCTTATAATTGCCGGTATCATCGGTATAGAGAGTGAAGGTGAAGTTTTCTGATTTTAACCCATCGAAGAAGTTCTTAAAAAAGATATATAATTTATCCACTGACTCTACTGTTATTTTTTTAGTATCCTGAGTTAACCTGTTGTACAACTCCGTAGATAAAGTGCCACTTACGCCTACAAATAAATTTGAAAAGCTATTAGGCAATAATTCAACAATATCGTAACTGATTTTATCTTGCAAATCTTTTAAGGAAAAATCAAAAGGATTTAACTTTTCTGATTCCGGAGGATATTTGTATTTTATACCGGGATAAAGACTTCGATAAGAGTTTATATCAGGTGTTATATGTTTGATGCTGTCCATGACAATACCGTCTCTTTTACGTACAAGAGTAATGTTACTGTGTCTACCCATTATCTCTATTATTAAACTATAGATGCTGTCAAAGCCCATCTCATCGGTACTTTCAAAATCTATGGTCAATATCCTGTCGGAAGACATTTGCTGGATACCTATGATTTTACCACCTAGCAGATATTTTCTTAGCAGCATACAAAACATTGGGGGCTGCATTGGGTTTTGCTTATTTCTATCGGTAAAATGTATTCGGGGATAGTTGGAACTGGCACTTATCAGCACCTTTCTGTTTTTATTTCCGTTTCTTATTGTTAGAATAATTTCATCCTTTTCAGGCTGATTAACTTTATCTACTTTCCCGTTTAACAGATCATTTTTTAACTCCAAGGATAAGGCATATAGAAATATACCATCAAAAGCCATAATAACCACCCTTTCCTCTTAGGAAAATTCTCTATGGAAGCCCTCAGAACCTCCATACAGAATATAATGATTTAATGTTAAGATAAATAAAACGGAGTTGTCAAGTGGGGATTAAAAATAGAAGGAACTTCGGAAATTGATACAAAATATCTCAAAAAATATAACGCAAATGTTTAAAAAGAAAATAATGGTAAATAATATTTTATGTGTGAGGTGAGACCATGTGTTTGAGTATAATTTGGACCATAAAGACCTAGATACTGATAAGCTGGATGTAGAAGCGTTAAATTTGGTGCCGGAGGAGTTTGCAGTAAAGAACAAGGTACTGCCTATTAAAGTGATTGATGATACACTTCATATTGCCATGAGATGCAATGAGGATGCAGAACTTCTGGCAAGGCTCAAATTAATAACAAATATGAAGCTTTACATAATTAAAATTGCTGAAGATAAGTTAGTTGAAATGATCCCCAGGGCTTATGGATATTTAAAGTTCAACAAGGCCGTAAGCAGACTGAAGAAGGACACTGAAGGTGAAGAGAAGAAGAATACTCCTAAAATAATGGGTAAGGACGATGAAAGTGCTCCGGCAGTGGTAATCCTGGACTATATTATAAATAATGCAATTATTGTTAGGGCCAGTGATATACATTTGGAACCCCAGGAAGGTAACCTCATGGTTAGGTATAGAGTAGACGGCAGTCTTATGGAGTTTTTAAACTTACCGGTGGAAGTATACAGCGCAGTTTCTACCAGGTTGAAGGTTTTATGCTCCATGGATATCTCAGAAAAGAGAATTCCTCAGGATGGTAAATATCATTATTTTTACGGAGAAAGAGAATTGGACCTGAGAATATCTTCTATTCCTGTGCTTTTCGGTGAAAAGTTCGTCATTAGAATTTTAGACAAAACCATAGACTATTGCAATATTGAAAGTATTTATGAGGATTTGGACCAGAGTAAGTTGATCAAAAGGCTGTTAATGCATAACAGCGGAATAATTTTGGTTACGGGGCCAACGGGCAGCGGTAAGTCCACTACTCTATATGCAATGCTTAAGGAACTGAATAGAAAGAGTATAAATATAACCTCTATTGAAGACCCAGTTGAGTATACGATGAAGGGTATAAATCAGATATC is from Clostridium thermarum and encodes:
- a CDS encoding GspE/PulE family protein — protein: MFEYNLDHKDLDTDKLDVEALNLVPEEFAVKNKVLPIKVIDDTLHIAMRCNEDAELLARLKLITNMKLYIIKIAEDKLVEMIPRAYGYLKFNKAVSRLKKDTEGEEKKNTPKIMGKDDESAPAVVILDYIINNAIIVRASDIHLEPQEGNLMVRYRVDGSLMEFLNLPVEVYSAVSTRLKVLCSMDISEKRIPQDGKYHYFYGERELDLRISSIPVLFGEKFVIRILDKTIDYCNIESIYEDLDQSKLIKRLLMHNSGIILVTGPTGSGKSTTLYAMLKELNRKSINITSIEDPVEYTMKGINQISVNVKAGITFAVGLRSILRQDPDVIMIGEIRDEETAAIAIRAAITGHLVLSTLHTNDAIGAVNRLVEMGVERYLLADALIAVIAQRLVRRICSHCKESYRPDQIEMSMFADQKVTTLYKGRGCQACNHSGYFSRTVLSEILIIEEDVRRQILKGEACSKSKGTISGTNLTAQCKALVLKGLTTTEELIRVSNGKIFS
- a CDS encoding Rqc2 family fibronectin-binding protein, translated to MAFDGIFLYALSLELKNDLLNGKVDKVNQPEKDEIILTIRNGNKNRKVLISASSNYPRIHFTDRNKQNPMQPPMFCMLLRKYLLGGKIIGIQQMSSDRILTIDFESTDEMGFDSIYSLIIEIMGRHSNITLVRKRDGIVMDSIKHITPDINSYRSLYPGIKYKYPPESEKLNPFDFSLKDLQDKISYDIVELLPNSFSNLFVGVSGTLSTELYNRLTQDTKKITVESVDKLYIFFKNFFDGLKSENFTFTLYTDDTGNYKDFYCFPLTQPKDYKVVVFDSASKLLDTFYYVKDKQDRLNQKSADLQKLITNNIDRCNKKSAILKNALKECEKKDKFQLYGELLTANIYSVNKGDKYVEVYNYYSDVEEYVKIPLDENKTPSENIQQYYKKYNKLKKTEEAALEQLKNNESETEYLQSVLTNVKNCDSYDEIEDIRRELAETGYIKFKKISAKTKASQSKPLHFKSTDGADIYVGKNNIQNDYLTLKFAERQDIWLHTKNIPGSHVIIKNNGSISDKTLEEAAVLAAFYSKAKDSTKVPVDYTEVRNVKKPSGAKPGMVIYTTNKTIYVDPYDIKETKGRSFCPRTIVT
- a CDS encoding THUMP domain-containing class I SAM-dependent RNA methyltransferase, whose product is MQYDLIATSTFGIEAITASELKALGYKDINTENGRVTFKGDERDIARTNIWLRTSDRVLIKMAEFKAESFEELFQGTKAIDWWKIIPENGKMHITGKSVRSKLFSVSDCQSIVKKAVVEAMKRKYKRDVFTEDGPVYKIEVGILKDIVTLTIDTSGPGLHKRGYRENAGEAPLKETLAAALVLISKWNPDILLYDPFCGSGTIPVEAALIGKNIAPGLRRSFVSEDWPNIKKSIWQEVRREAEAAINDKEFVIYGSDMDGRVLKTARQNAIKAGVEQYTNFQKLPVEEFSSRKRVAYIITNPPYGERLGEEKQVRKLYETLGNLYKNHPEWSFFVLTSYYEFEKCFRKKADKNRKLYNGRLLCYYYQYINPVKEK